The DNA sequence TAAATGCTAACTAAGCTGGCTACATAAAAATACCCCTATTATATAGATGCATGAGAGCTCAGCTAAAGtgataaaatgtcaaaaaaatgcAGTCATTTCGTCAAATCAGCGAATGTGCTTGAGAAACACTGAAATTAATGAATTTTAGCAGTGGAAATATTCAGTGTTTGGAACCATTAGCCCCACAATGCTTTACTTCCACATTCCCCATTTCCATTGGAAGTCTATGGGAGTATTGCAACTCTCTTTTTCAAAGGCTCTGGCTTAAACTGCATAGAATGCACAGTCACGTcacctaattaatattaatgattcaAGTCAGAAGGGGTATGTTAACTTTCCTAGCCCTGGTGATTACAAAATTATAGGAAAATTACAGCCCAATAGAATGCGAGTTAAAATGCCCCCAAACCTGTTTTGACtaaaacccctcacacctgagagaaacCTTAGCTTCAGTCTCACTATTGAATAATGTCTAAACACCAGATCCTTGATGCCTTTAAGAGAAATGATCTTACTCCAGTGTTTTCACTTTACAGTGAGGATTTTCGAGTACAGCAGACAGAAGCTTCATGCCTGATGGCCCCAGATTACACTCGCACAGATTCAGGTGTGAGGATTTTGATCTCAAAGCAGAAGctagagcagcacaaccttcagcTGTGACATACATATGATTCAACCTGTGAAGAGATCAATGACAAATATTTTCTCTGAAAAGTcaatattcaaaacaatatatGCAGAACAAATCTCATACTTCTCACATCTTGGGGGACACTTAAATTCACGACACATTGAAGTCTTTTGCATGGGTTTCCTCCAAGTAGTGGTGTTTACTGCATGCTGAGATTTTGGGGGACCTTGCTGGCCACAAACGATTGAATTCATctcattttgcattttgagCTTATCAGGACTTTGACTCATGTCAAAATACTTTGTTGGTTAAATCTAAAGCTCAAACGAAAATATCCAGCATTAAAGGGGTTATGACATGAGacatcaaatttgccttgatcttttgacacatAAGATGTCTTtgaaccattaaaacatcctgcaagtttcatagcttaaaatgtcctcctcattataaataaagcatttatttaatcaagctccaaaaatggttTGTTTGGATATTGCGGGATCTGTGACATCACATGGGCAAATACACTTGCATgtgactgcctccagagcaagacgtCGACAAATAGTTAAACATCATCACACTATAGGCCCCACCCACTGACATTCAGTCGCTTACtggctgacatttgcctacGCTGAATGTGAGTTTTGTGTCGTGTCAGAAGAAAATAGCAAAcccattataatgactgacgctgtctacactggatacagtatacagatgctcGTTCAGTTCCTGACATAGCACTTAAGTCTGTCAACAActggacaaatggaagagtaaaAGAACTTTTGTTTTGACATGTCCAGTTTAAACAGTTCGTTTGTGTCTCTGTAtagacttcagaaggatcccagTGTTGGAAACAAGATTGCATCAGAGGAttatgtttgttcggagcatttgactgcagattgttttgtaaatgatgcACAGTGTAATAGAGAGTTTTTCATAATGCTCTGTATATAAAGGAtggttttatatgtatatttttttcttcaaaatgctCGCATGCAATAACGAGTGGGCATTGATACTGTTTCCCATGCAATAACGATAgtcaatcataacagtggccatttactgacaagccttaaaggagcagtttttctgcatatatatttgttttttgtgcaaaaatcattattaacattaaaactgaACCTCaagtaacacattaaaaatcataaaaaaaaaatgtcataatgtCAAAATTTGGAATAGAAACAATGCACTTCTATGGAGCTATTTACACTGGGAACAAACTTTCACCTAACAACAAACCAACAACACCAAAGGATGGCATGGGCACTGAAGATGGATGTGAAACTGTTGTCTTTTTGTAAGAATgtatctttaaaaaacatttgaatgataAAGAAGATTTGTCAGTGcactgaaagaaaataattgcTAAGTGTCACTTAATTATGAAGACACAAGAAAAGGTCATGTGTCAGTCTCAGAAAGATGCATGTCTTACCTCAGTGTCTCAAGTTTATAGTATGGGTTTCTCTGAAGATCAGTGAGCAGCTCCACACCTTTTCCCAGTTTATTCCACTCCAAATTgagttctctcaggtgtgaggggttagatatcagagctgaagccagagcagcacaacctttaTCTGTGACACCACAACACATCAACCTGAAAATAACGATGTATGAACTTCCATATGAAAAATTCCTTAAAAGAAAACCTTACAATGTACAGTAAATTGCCTCTAGAGCTGAATAAACAACTTTTGCATGGAATGAGATTTTCAGAAGGAAGTGTCAGTGTCAGGCTGCACTTCAAAATTAAAGGGGAAAAATCTCTCTTGTATGTATTTCTCTGTTTTTCGAAATGAAGTGTGAGACTCTTACTCtagtttctccagtttacagtgtggaCTCTTTAGTTCAGCACAAAAGAGCTCTACTCCATTATCTCCCAGATAATTTCCAGACAGATCCAGATCTCTCAGACATGAACATTTTGAGCTGAGCACTGAAGCCAGACGATTGAAGCTCATCACTGTTAAATTACGGTCATCAAGCctgataaaaatgaaagttattacacattttaaccACAATAAACTAGATTTGTTCAGcttaaatatctgcaaatgctCTTTGTATAACAACTAATCAAAAGTGTGGCCTGCAAATATATGGGTGTTTCTTTGACTACTGGCACTTTGGCAGACTTTAAGACAATAGAATTAGTCATCACAGTGTCAtttcatttccaccacatctcaAATTATGTATGTAATAGAAATTATAggaataaaatggaaatacaaacccgattccaaaaaagctgggacactgtacaaattgtgaataaaaaaggaatgcaatgatgtggaagtttcaaatttcaatattttattcagaatacaacatagacgacatatcaaatgtttaaactgagaaaatttatcattttaagggaaaaataagttgattttaaatttcatggcatcaacacatctcaaaaaaaataggacaaggccatgtttaccactgtgtggcatcccctcttctttttataacagtctgcaaacgtctgaggagacaagttgctcaagtttaggaataggaatgttgtcccattcttgtctaatacaggcttctagttgctcaactgtcttaggtcttctttgtcacgtcttcctctttatgatgcaccaaatgttttctatgggtgaaagatctggactgcagcctggccatttcagtacccggatccttcttctacgcagccatgatgttgtaattgatgcagtatgtggtctggcattgtcatgttggaaaatgcaaggtcttccctgaaagagacgacgtctggatgggagcatatgttgttctagaacttggatatacctttcagcattgatggtgcctttccagatgtgtaagctgcccatgccacacgcactcatgcaaccccataccatcagagatgcaggcttctgaacggagcgctgataacaacttgggttgtccttgtcctctttagtccggatgacatagcatcccagttttccaaaaagaacttcaaattttgattcgtctgaccacagaacagttttccactttgccacagtccattttaaatgagccttgacccagagaaaatgcctgcgcttctggatcatgtttagatatggcttcttttttgacctatagagttttagccggcaacggcgaatggcacggtggattgtgttcactgacaatgttttctggaagtattcctgagcccaagttgtgatttccattacagtagcattcctgtatgtgatgcagtgccatctaagggcccgaagatcacgggcatccagtatggttttccggccttgacccttacgcacagagattgttccagattctctgaatctttggatgatattatgcactgtaaatgatgataacttcaaactctttgcaatttttctctgagaaactcctttctgatattgctccactatttttcgcctgcagcattgggggaattggtgatcctctgcccatcctgacttctgagagacactgccactctgagaggctctttttatacccaatcatgttgccaattgacctaataagttgcaaattggtcctccagctgttccttatatgtacatttaacttttctggcctcttattgctacctgtcccaacttttttggaatgtgtagctctcatgaaatccaaaatgagccaatatttggcatgacatttcaaaatgtctcactttcaacatttgatatgttatctatattctattgtgaataaaatataagtttatgagatttgtaaattattgcattccttttttattcacaattttgtacagtgtcccaacttttttggaatcgggtttgtaatatGGCTGACGCCTTATTTCACAGTTAGCATTTTATTTACCCTAAATACACTCCATTAAACagaatgaaataatttttttcataactTTCATAATTTAACGAAATTGGAAATGGAAAAGACAAACCTAATATGCACAGAGATGATATTTACACAATAGCAATTTTTCCACAATTGGGCTGaacagtttttgttgtttacccATTCCATTCCGTGCCAATCTGGCCCAGCCAGTACGGATATAGTTTCATTTCAATTAAAGAGCTCTGACTGGCGACATTACTACACACATTCTACCAGCAAGGTTCGAACTGTATTCGTTCCGTGATGAACCAAGCTTTATTGGAAATATAACTAATATTTCATCATCCTCACACATCACAGCTCTTTATGGAAACTGTTATCTCCTTGGTAAACAAGAAGAAACTGAATAACTTCTGTTCATTGTGGTGGAAATGATTGAAAAATTGTGGCTTaatagtcattttaaaaaaaagtaccaattattttcacacaataaaTCAGTTTCAATAAAAATAGACCCTTGAGAAATAACAGTGTTTCATCAAAAGCTTACATCTGGTACTGTGATGGTGTTGTTAAACATTGGTCATTGAACTGCTATGATTCTACCCAGGGTTACTTACTGAGCTGATCTTGATGCTTCAACCACAGGTAGCAGCGTCAGAAGAACTTCATCTGGAGACATGTTTGGTCCTGTATATCTACTTAGACGAAACACATCCATCTTCTGCTCTGAGTTCAGCAACAGAAAAATCAGAGCTGAccactgagaaagagagagctcaatttcttttattttaccagATTTAAGATAGTGTTGGATTTCTTCCATGAGAGAATGATCACCCAGTTCATTTAAACAGTGGAAAAGATTGATGGATTTCTCTGGAGAGTGACACAACCTGATCCTCTTAATGATATATTGAACAGTTTCCTGATTTTTGTGGAAGCCTTGTGTCTGTATCTTTAGACCCTGTAAGAGAGCCTGATGAGACTCCACTGACAGACCCAAGAGAAAACGAAGGAAAAGGTCCAGATGTCCATTTTTACTCCATAGAGCCTCATTCACAACTCTCTGATGCAGCTCAGATaatgaaactaaatatttaGAGTACTTCAGgttaaattcataatttataGCTCTCTGATACAGGTCAGAAATACTAGGTTTTttgttaaatgcatttatgttgttgtttgtaTAGGAGAGATGCACATAAAGAGCCGCTAGATATTCCTGAACGCTCAGATGAACAAAGCAGAAGACTTTCCCCTGATACCAGCCAAActcctctctgaagatctgagtgcacaatcctgagtacactgatgcttcTGTCACATCAATGCCACACTCTCTCAGGTCTTCCTCATAGAAGATCACATTGCCTTTCACAAGCTGCTGAAAAGCCACTTTCCCCAGTTTGAGGATCATGTCTTCATCTGTCACGTTCTTCTCATAGTCCTTCTCATGTTTGATGTTGGTCTGAaggatcaggaagtgtgtgtacatttgagtgagagtcttgggaatctctccactctctgcttcactcaacatcttctctagaacagcggctgagatccagcagaacactgggatgtggcacatgatgtagAGGCTCCTTGATGACTTCAGGTGTGAGATGATTGTATTGGCCAGACTCtgatcactgattctcttcctgaagtaTTCCTCCTTCTGTGGCTCATTGAAGCCTCGTACCTCTGTCACTCGATGGACACACTCAGAGGGGACGAGatcagctgctgctggtctggaggtgatccagatgagagcagagggaagcagattcCCCACAATGAGGTTCATCAGCAGCACGTCCACTGAGGCTGATTCACTTACATCACACAACCTCACATCGCTCTGAAAATCCAGAGACAGACG is a window from the Ctenopharyngodon idella isolate HZGC_01 chromosome 15, HZGC01, whole genome shotgun sequence genome containing:
- the LOC127495898 gene encoding NACHT, LRR and PYD domains-containing protein 12-like isoform X2, whose product is MSHVQKIKDGDFSPGCSSVPLDRSDSPEPSCVSMKSEWSMDHPLEFKDRETQTNLSSVQQKRPDSPESSCVSMKSDWSMDHPPEMKGGDRRQSLRRNLQPRPAVTETVCKKMKYDKSMNQPQDFNESTYPGISHEVLNMFRSNLMKKFEHLYEGSAQQGNPTLLNEIYTELYITESESGEISNEHEVRQIETQSRRAAAEDTPIQCNDIFRPLPGQDKPIRTVLTKGVAGIGKTVSVQKFILDWAEGKENQDVQLIFPLPFREINLMKDKTLSLSDLLHVFFPETKEIEISSDKYKVLFIFDGLDECRLSLDFQSDVRLCDVSESASVDVLLMNLIVGNLLPSALIWITSRPAAADLVPSECVHRVTEVRGFNEPQKEEYFRKRISDQSLANTIISHLKSSRSLYIMCHIPVFCWISAAVLEKMLSEAESGEIPKTLTQMYTHFLILQTNIKHEKDYEKNVTDEDMILKLGKVAFQQLVKGNVIFYEEDLRECGIDVTEASVYSGLCTQIFREEFGWYQGKVFCFVHLSVQEYLAALYVHLSYTNNNINAFNKKPSISDLYQRAINYEFNLKYSKYLVSLSELHQRVVNEALWSKNGHLDLFLRFLLGLSVESHQALLQGLKIQTQGFHKNQETVQYIIKRIRLCHSPEKSINLFHCLNELGDHSLMEEIQHYLKSGKIKEIELSLSQWSALIFLLLNSEQKMDVFRLSRYTGPNMSPDEVLLTLLPVVEASRSAQLDDRNLTVMSFNRLASVLSSKCSCLRDLDLSGNYLGDNGVELFCAELKSPHCKLEKLELMCCGVTDKGCAALASALISNPSHLRELNLEWNKLGKGVELLTDLQRNPYYKLETLRLNHMYVTAEGCAALASALRSKSSHLNLCECNLGPSGMKLLSAVLENPHCKVKTLELRYCGVADEGCAVLASALRSNPSHLKELDLTWNHLGDSGVTLLSAGLEDPHCKLQKLKMEHCAITDEGCAALASALRSNPSHLRELDLSWNELKVPVKLLCVALEDPDCKLEKLRLRDCGVTDEGCAALASALRSNPSHLRELELTGNKLGVQLLSDLKKDPRYKLGQQRYPISSTNAFPNLQDKTKPKISRFN
- the LOC127495898 gene encoding NACHT, LRR and PYD domains-containing protein 12-like isoform X1, coding for MSHVQKIKDGDFSPGCSSVPLDRSDSPEPSCVSMKSEWSMDHPLEFKDRETQTNLSSVQQKRSDSPEASCLSMNSNWSMDHPPEMRGGDRKQDLSSVQQKRPDSPESSCVSMKSDWSMDHPPEMKGGDRRQSLRRNLQPRPAVTETVCKKMKYDKSMNQPQDFNESTYPGISHEVLNMFRSNLMKKFEHLYEGSAQQGNPTLLNEIYTELYITESESGEISNEHEVRQIETQSRRAAAEDTPIQCNDIFRPLPGQDKPIRTVLTKGVAGIGKTVSVQKFILDWAEGKENQDVQLIFPLPFREINLMKDKTLSLSDLLHVFFPETKEIEISSDKYKVLFIFDGLDECRLSLDFQSDVRLCDVSESASVDVLLMNLIVGNLLPSALIWITSRPAAADLVPSECVHRVTEVRGFNEPQKEEYFRKRISDQSLANTIISHLKSSRSLYIMCHIPVFCWISAAVLEKMLSEAESGEIPKTLTQMYTHFLILQTNIKHEKDYEKNVTDEDMILKLGKVAFQQLVKGNVIFYEEDLRECGIDVTEASVYSGLCTQIFREEFGWYQGKVFCFVHLSVQEYLAALYVHLSYTNNNINAFNKKPSISDLYQRAINYEFNLKYSKYLVSLSELHQRVVNEALWSKNGHLDLFLRFLLGLSVESHQALLQGLKIQTQGFHKNQETVQYIIKRIRLCHSPEKSINLFHCLNELGDHSLMEEIQHYLKSGKIKEIELSLSQWSALIFLLLNSEQKMDVFRLSRYTGPNMSPDEVLLTLLPVVEASRSAQLDDRNLTVMSFNRLASVLSSKCSCLRDLDLSGNYLGDNGVELFCAELKSPHCKLEKLELMCCGVTDKGCAALASALISNPSHLRELNLEWNKLGKGVELLTDLQRNPYYKLETLRLNHMYVTAEGCAALASALRSKSSHLNLCECNLGPSGMKLLSAVLENPHCKVKTLELRYCGVADEGCAVLASALRSNPSHLKELDLTWNHLGDSGVTLLSAGLEDPHCKLQKLKMEHCAITDEGCAALASALRSNPSHLRELDLSWNELKVPVKLLCVALEDPDCKLEKLRLRDCGVTDEGCAALASALRSNPSHLRELELTGNKLGVQLLSDLKKDPRYKLGQQRYPISSTNAFPNLQDKTKPKISRFN
- the LOC127495898 gene encoding NACHT, LRR and PYD domains-containing protein 12-like isoform X3 is translated as MSHVQKIKDGDFSPGCSSVPLDRSDSPEPSCVSMKSEWSMDHPLEFKDRETQTNLSSVQQKRSDSPEASCLSMNSNWSMDHPPEMRGGDRKQDLSSVQQKRPDSPESSCVSMKSDWSMDHPPEMKGGDRRQSLRRNLQPRPAVTETVCKKMKYDKSMNQPQDFNESTYPGISHEVLNMFRSNLMKKFEHLYEGSAQQGNPTLLNEIYTELYITESESGEISNEHEVRQIETQSRRAAAEDTPIQCNDIFRPLPGQDKPIRTVLTKGVAGIGKTVSVQKFILDWAEGKENQDVQLIFPLPFREINLMKDKTLSLSDLLHVFFPETKEIEISSDKYKVLFIFDGLDECRLSLDFQSDVRLCDVSESASVDVLLMNLIVGNLLPSALIWITSRPAAADLVPSECVHRVTEVRGFNEPQKEEYFRKRISDQSLANTIISHLKSSRSLYIMCHIPVFCWISAAVLEKMLSEAESGEIPKTLTQMYTHFLILQTNIKHEKDYEKNVTDEDMILKLGKVAFQQLVKGNVIFYEEDLRECGIDVTEASVYSGLCTQIFREEFGWYQGKVFCFVHLSVQEYLAALYVHLSYTNNNINAFNKKPSISDLYQRAINYEFNLKYSKYLVSLSELHQRVVNEALWSKNGHLDLFLRFLLGLSVESHQALLQGLKIQTQGFHKNQETVQYIIKRIRLCHSPEKSINLFHCLNELGDHSLMEEIQHYLKSGKIKEIELSLSQWSALIFLLLNSEQKMDVFRLSRYTGPNMSPDEVLLTLLPVVEASRSAQLDDRNLTVMSFNRLASVLSSKCSCLRDLDLSGNYLGDNGVELFCAELKSPHCKLEKLELMCCGVTDKGCAALASALISNPSHLRELNLEWNKLGKGVELLTDLQRNPYYKLETLRLRYCGVADEGCAVLASALRSNPSHLKELDLTWNHLGDSGVTLLSAGLEDPHCKLQKLKMEHCAITDEGCAALASALRSNPSHLRELDLSWNELKVPVKLLCVALEDPDCKLEKLRLRDCGVTDEGCAALASALRSNPSHLRELELTGNKLGVQLLSDLKKDPRYKLGQQRYPISSTNAFPNLQDKTKPKISRFN